The following proteins come from a genomic window of Sorex araneus isolate mSorAra2 chromosome 1, mSorAra2.pri, whole genome shotgun sequence:
- the TMUB1 gene encoding transmembrane and ubiquitin-like domain-containing protein 1 produces MALIEGVGDEVTLLFAVLACLLVLALAWVSTHTAEGAAPPPQPAGPPAAAQPTEAMEVSDALSGEARRAETPSLRHRGGPAVQPDPGDGPPATPPPPDAPQEPLVLRLKFLNDSEQVARAWPHDTIGSLKRTQFPGREQQVRLIYQGQLLRDDSQTLGSLHLPPNCVLHCHVSTRAGPAQPPCPPGAEPSPSGLEIGSLLLPLLLLLLLVLWYCQIQYRPFFPLTATLGLAGFTLLLSLLAFAMYRP; encoded by the exons ATGGCCCTGATTGAAGGGGTGGGAGATGAGGTGACCCTCCTGTTCGCCGTGCTCGCCTGCCTCCTGGTGCTGGCCCTGGCCTGGGTCTCCACCCACACCGCCGAGggcgccgccccgccgccccagcCGGCAGGACCCCCCGCCGCGGCTCAACCCACCGAAGCCATGGAGGTCTCCGACGCGCTCAGCGGGGAGGCGCGGAGAGCTGAGACCCCCAGCCTGAGACATCGCGGCGGCCCCGCGGTGCAGCCAGACCCCGGCGACGGGCCGCCAGcaacacccccgcccccggaCGCCCCCCAAGAGCCCCTGGTGCTCCGGCTGAAGTTCCTCAACGATTCAGAGCAGGTGGCCAGGGCCTGGCCTCACGACACCATCGGCTCCTTGAAAAG GACCCAGTTTCCCGGCCGCGAGCAGCAGGTTCGGCTCATCTACCAAGGGCAGCTGCTCAGAGACGACAGCCAGACCCTGGGCAGCCTGCACCTGCCGCCCAACTGCGTCCTCCACTGCCACGTGTCCACGCGCGCCGGGCCGGCGCAgccgccctgcccgcccggcGCGGAGCCGAGCCCGTCGGGGCTGGAGATCGGCAGCCTGctcctgccgctgctgctgctgctgctgctggtgctgtGGTACTGCCAGATCCAGTACCGGCCCTTCTTCCCGCTCACCGCCACGCTGGGGCTGGCGGGCTTCACGCTGCTGCTCAGCCTGCTGGCCTTCGCCATGTACCGCCCCTAG